In Fusobacterium periodonticum ATCC 33693, the following are encoded in one genomic region:
- a CDS encoding PTS fructose transporter subunit IIABC, whose amino-acid sequence MEIKDLLKKDLMIMDLKANTKMEAIDEMIARLKEKNIVSDADVFKDLILKREERSSTGLGEGIAMPHAKTSVVNSPSVLFARSNKGVDYDALDGEPVHIFFMIAASEGAHDLHIETLAKLSKMLLNDDFTKGLLTCGSPDEVYALVDKYSEKPQEKPKEEVKEAQVTNKKRILAVTACPTGIAHTYMAEAALKEAGEKLGVDVKVETNGADGIKNNLTVNDINDAVGIIVAADKKVETARFNDRKVIVTSTADAIKNAEALIKKVLNNEAPVFKAEASDNAEEDSQANDSIGRIIYKSIMSGVSNMLPFVIGGGILLALSFIVERFMGQNELFKLLYGVGGGAFHFLIPVLAGFIAMSIADKPGFMPGAVAGYMASQGAGFLGGLIGGFIAGYSVIFLKKMTKNMSKQFDGMKSMVIYPIFSLLITGVLMYFIIGPVFTKINVIVANWLNNMGTANAVLLGAVLGGMMSVDMGGPINKAAYAFSIGVFTDTNNGAFMAAVMAGGMVPPLAIALAMTLFKDRFDEKEQQSKISNFILGLSFITEGAIPFAAKEPLKVIGSCVIGAAIAGGLTQFWGVSAPAPHGGIFVIPAMPSVHSAIFFVVSIIIGAVVSGVIFGILRGKKK is encoded by the coding sequence ATGGAAATTAAAGATTTACTAAAAAAAGATTTAATGATAATGGATTTAAAAGCAAATACAAAAATGGAAGCTATTGATGAAATGATAGCAAGATTAAAAGAGAAAAATATAGTTTCAGATGCTGATGTATTTAAAGATTTAATTTTAAAAAGAGAAGAAAGAAGCTCAACAGGTTTAGGTGAAGGAATAGCAATGCCTCATGCTAAGACTTCTGTTGTAAACAGTCCTTCAGTTCTATTTGCAAGATCAAATAAAGGTGTAGATTATGATGCACTAGATGGAGAACCTGTCCATATTTTCTTTATGATAGCAGCTTCAGAAGGAGCACATGACTTACACATAGAAACACTTGCAAAATTATCAAAGATGTTATTAAATGATGACTTTACAAAAGGATTATTAACTTGTGGAAGTCCTGATGAAGTTTATGCTTTAGTTGATAAATATTCAGAAAAACCACAAGAAAAGCCTAAAGAAGAAGTTAAAGAAGCACAAGTTACAAACAAAAAGAGAATTCTTGCAGTAACTGCTTGTCCAACAGGAATTGCACATACATATATGGCTGAAGCAGCATTAAAAGAAGCAGGAGAAAAATTAGGAGTAGATGTTAAAGTTGAAACTAATGGTGCAGATGGAATTAAAAATAACCTAACTGTAAATGATATAAATGATGCTGTTGGAATTATAGTTGCAGCAGATAAAAAAGTTGAAACTGCTCGTTTCAATGATAGAAAAGTTATAGTTACAAGTACTGCAGATGCTATAAAAAATGCTGAAGCTTTAATAAAAAAAGTTTTAAATAATGAAGCTCCTGTATTTAAAGCAGAAGCTAGTGATAATGCTGAAGAAGATTCTCAAGCAAATGATTCAATAGGAAGAATTATCTATAAGAGTATTATGAGTGGAGTTTCTAATATGCTTCCATTCGTAATTGGTGGAGGAATTTTACTTGCTCTTTCATTCATAGTTGAAAGATTCATGGGACAAAACGAATTATTTAAATTACTATATGGTGTTGGTGGAGGAGCTTTCCATTTCCTAATACCTGTTCTTGCTGGATTTATTGCTATGAGTATTGCTGATAAACCAGGATTCATGCCAGGGGCTGTTGCAGGATATATGGCAAGCCAAGGAGCTGGATTCTTAGGAGGACTTATTGGAGGGTTCATTGCTGGATATTCAGTTATTTTCTTAAAGAAAATGACAAAGAATATGTCAAAACAATTTGATGGTATGAAATCAATGGTAATATATCCAATATTCAGTTTACTAATAACTGGTGTATTGATGTACTTCATAATAGGACCTGTATTTACAAAAATAAATGTTATAGTTGCTAATTGGTTAAATAATATGGGAACAGCTAATGCTGTACTATTAGGAGCTGTACTTGGTGGAATGATGAGTGTTGATATGGGAGGACCTATCAATAAGGCAGCTTATGCTTTCTCAATAGGAGTATTTACTGATACAAATAATGGTGCATTTATGGCAGCTGTTATGGCAGGAGGAATGGTTCCACCACTAGCAATAGCTTTAGCTATGACACTATTTAAAGATAGATTTGATGAAAAAGAACAACAATCAAAAATTTCAAACTTTATTTTAGGTCTATCTTTCATAACAGAAGGAGCAATTCCTTTTGCTGCTAAAGAGCCATTAAAAGTTATAGGTTCTTGTGTTATTGGTGCTGCAATAGCAGGTGGATTAACTCAATTCTGGGGTGTTTCTGCTCCTGCTCCTCATGGTGGAATATTTGTTATTCCTGCAATGCCAAGTGTACACTCAGCTATATTCTTCGTAGTTTCTATTATAATAGGAGCTGTAGTTTCAGGAGTAATCTTTGGAATTTTAAGAGGAAAGAAGAAATAA
- a CDS encoding AAA family ATPase — MLLQFYFSNYRSFEGEGILDMRASGSNELSSHVRNTLNERVLPVTAIYGANASGKSSVFEAFQFMAFCVLESLSFSDENKKNPYKLKVDSFKFSESREKPSEFEINYIDKKGKKELYYNYGFKIDNSGILEEYLAYNTKTGVKRNEDYTYIFKRERNQKLHLNSLIEKFRENLEISLKDKTLLVSLGAKLNIDEFIRVRTWFINTEVINFSNSLYGVLLENTLPNNIFESEEVRKNLVNFINSFDDSIIDIEVEKISAIDENDNDNYRVFTIHKSDKETSTARISMNEESSGTKKMFSLYQTLLDALENGGVFFADELDIKLHPLLMRNILLTFTDKEKNPNNAQLIFTTHNTIYMDMDLLRRDEIWFVEKDNGVSNLYSLDDITNEKGEKVRKDSNYEKHYLLGNYGAIPNLKSLLGRE, encoded by the coding sequence ATGTTATTACAATTCTATTTCTCAAATTATAGATCATTTGAAGGTGAAGGAATTTTAGATATGAGAGCAAGTGGAAGTAATGAATTATCTTCACATGTAAGAAATACTCTTAATGAACGAGTTTTACCAGTGACTGCTATTTATGGTGCAAATGCAAGTGGAAAATCTTCTGTATTTGAAGCCTTTCAATTTATGGCTTTTTGTGTTTTAGAGTCTTTATCTTTCTCAGATGAAAATAAAAAAAATCCATACAAACTAAAAGTAGATTCTTTTAAATTTAGTGAAAGTAGAGAGAAACCAAGTGAATTTGAAATTAATTATATAGATAAAAAAGGGAAAAAAGAACTATATTATAATTATGGATTTAAAATAGATAATTCAGGTATTTTAGAAGAGTACTTAGCATATAATACAAAAACAGGAGTAAAAAGAAATGAAGACTATACTTATATTTTTAAAAGAGAAAGAAATCAAAAACTTCATTTAAACTCTTTAATAGAAAAGTTTAGAGAAAATTTAGAAATTTCTTTAAAAGACAAAACACTTTTAGTTTCATTAGGAGCAAAATTAAATATAGATGAATTTATTAGAGTAAGAACTTGGTTTATAAATACAGAAGTCATCAATTTTAGTAACTCATTATATGGTGTACTTTTAGAAAATACTCTACCCAATAATATATTTGAAAGTGAGGAAGTTAGAAAAAATTTAGTCAATTTTATAAATTCTTTTGATGATTCTATTATTGATATAGAAGTAGAAAAAATTTCTGCTATTGATGAAAATGATAATGACAATTACAGAGTATTTACTATACATAAATCTGACAAAGAAACTTCAACTGCAAGAATATCAATGAATGAGGAATCATCAGGAACTAAAAAAATGTTTTCTTTGTATCAAACTTTATTAGATGCTTTAGAAAATGGCGGAGTTTTCTTTGCTGATGAGTTAGATATTAAACTACATCCATTACTTATGAGAAATATACTGTTAACATTTACAGATAAAGAAAAAAATCCTAACAATGCTCAATTAATATTTACAACACATAATACTATCTATATGGATATGGATTTATTACGTAGAGATGAAATATGGTTTGTTGAAAAAGATAATGGAGTATCAAATTTATATTCTTTAGATGATATTACAAATGAAAAAGGTGAGAAAGTAAGAAAAGATTCTAATTATGAAAAACATTATCTATTAGGAAACTATGGAGCTATTCCTAACTTAAAAAGCTTATTAGGGAGGGAGTAA
- the mnmA gene encoding tRNA 2-thiouridine(34) synthase MnmA produces MKKVVIGMSGGVDSSVSAYLLKEQGYEVIGVTLNQHLEESSKDIEDAKKVCDRLGIIHEVVNIRKNFENIVIKYFLDGYKSGKTPSPCVICDDEIKFKILFEVANKYKADYVATGHYTSVEYSETFSKYLLKSVHSIIKDQSYMLYRLAPEKLERLIFPLKPYSKQEIREIALKIGLEVHDKKDSQGVCFAKEGYKEFLKENLKDEIVKGNYIDKEGKILGQHEGYQLYTIGQRRGLGINLSKIVFITEIRAKTNEIVLGEFSELFTDEIKLTNYKFAVEFEKIKDLNLLARPRFSSTGFYGKLIKNSDKICFKYNERNAHNAKGQHVVFFYDNFVIGGGEIK; encoded by the coding sequence ATGAAAAAAGTCGTAATTGGTATGAGTGGAGGAGTTGATTCCTCTGTTTCAGCTTATCTTTTAAAAGAGCAGGGCTATGAAGTTATAGGAGTAACTTTAAATCAACATTTAGAAGAAAGTTCAAAAGATATTGAAGATGCAAAAAAAGTCTGTGATAGATTAGGGATAATACATGAAGTTGTAAATATCAGAAAAAATTTTGAAAACATAGTTATTAAATACTTTCTAGATGGCTATAAGTCAGGGAAAACGCCTTCTCCTTGTGTCATATGTGATGATGAGATAAAATTTAAAATTCTATTTGAAGTAGCCAATAAGTATAAGGCAGACTATGTAGCGACAGGACATTATACTTCAGTTGAATACTCAGAAACTTTTTCTAAATATTTATTAAAATCTGTACATTCTATAATAAAAGACCAATCCTATATGTTATATAGATTAGCACCTGAAAAATTAGAAAGATTAATTTTTCCTTTGAAACCTTATTCTAAACAAGAAATCAGAGAAATAGCCTTAAAAATTGGTTTAGAAGTTCATGATAAAAAAGATAGCCAAGGTGTCTGTTTTGCTAAAGAAGGCTATAAAGAATTTTTAAAAGAAAATTTAAAAGATGAAATAGTCAAAGGAAATTATATCGATAAAGAAGGAAAAATTTTAGGGCAACATGAGGGCTATCAACTATATACCATAGGACAAAGAAGAGGCTTAGGGATAAATTTATCTAAAATAGTTTTCATAACAGAGATAAGGGCTAAAACTAATGAAATAGTTTTAGGAGAATTTTCAGAACTTTTTACTGATGAAATTAAATTAACAAATTACAAGTTTGCAGTTGAATTTGAAAAAATAAAAGATTTAAACTTACTTGCAAGACCTAGATTTTCAAGTACAGGTTTTTATGGCAAATTGATTAAAAATAGTGATAAAATTTGTTTTAAATATAATGAAAGAAATGCCCATAATGCAAAGGGACAACATGTAGTATTTTTCTATGATAATTTTGTTATAGGTGGTGGAGAAATAAAGTAA
- a CDS encoding biotin--[acetyl-CoA-carboxylase] ligase: MKFLKFNEIDSTNNYMKENISSFENYDIVSAKVQTAGRGRRGNSWLSPEGMALFSFLLRPERSLSIVEATKLPFIAGISTLNALKKIKDGAYSFKWTNDVFFNSKKLCGILIERVKDDFVVGIGINVANKIPEDIKNIAISLESDYDIDKLILKVVEEFSIYYEKFMAGKWLEIVEEINRNNFLKDKKIRVHIGEKIFEGTAKNIAEDGRLEIEMNGEIKLFSVGEITIEKDYYQ; this comes from the coding sequence ATGAAATTTCTAAAATTTAATGAAATAGATTCCACTAATAACTATATGAAAGAAAATATATCATCTTTTGAAAATTATGATATAGTTTCAGCTAAAGTCCAAACAGCAGGTAGAGGAAGAAGAGGAAACTCTTGGTTATCACCTGAAGGTATGGCTCTTTTTAGTTTTTTACTAAGACCTGAAAGAAGTCTGTCTATAGTTGAAGCAACAAAACTTCCTTTTATAGCAGGAATATCAACTTTGAATGCTTTGAAAAAGATAAAAGATGGAGCTTATTCGTTTAAATGGACAAATGATGTCTTTTTCAATTCTAAAAAATTATGTGGAATTTTAATAGAAAGAGTAAAAGATGATTTTGTAGTTGGTATAGGAATAAATGTAGCAAATAAAATACCAGAGGATATTAAAAATATTGCTATTTCATTGGAAAGTGACTATGACATTGATAAATTAATTTTGAAAGTTGTAGAAGAATTTTCAATATATTATGAAAAATTCATGGCAGGAAAGTGGCTAGAAATTGTAGAAGAAATTAATAGAAATAACTTCTTAAAAGATAAAAAAATAAGAGTACATATTGGAGAGAAAATATTTGAAGGAACAGCTAAAAATATTGCTGAAGATGGAAGATTAGAAATAGAAATGAATGGTGAAATTAAATTATTTAGTGTTGGAGAAATAACAATAGAAAAGGATTATTATCAATGA
- a CDS encoding DNA-methyltransferase, which translates to MSLLSINTIINGECISEMKKLPDSCIDLIIADPPYNLSKGNKWKWDNSTKLKGMGGNWNKVIQEWDNFTLQSYILFTKEWLSESKRILKPTGSIWIFGTYHNIGIINVVCQLLEIEIINEVIWYKRNAFPNLSGRRLTASHETILWCNKNGKKREYFFNYEFSKNADFSYDSLKSIGKQMRTVWDISNNKEKSELLYGKHPTQKPIRILKRIIELTSKENDIILAPFSGAGSECVAAKITGRKYIGIEINDFYCDIANNRLANIKKNNSHIKQLRLNISKNEVYNEEFDT; encoded by the coding sequence ATGAGTCTATTATCAATTAATACTATTATTAATGGAGAATGTATATCTGAGATGAAAAAATTACCTGATTCATGTATTGATCTAATTATTGCTGATCCACCATATAATCTTTCCAAAGGCAACAAATGGAAATGGGATAATTCTACTAAACTAAAAGGAATGGGTGGGAATTGGAATAAAGTCATACAAGAATGGGATAATTTTACCCTTCAATCTTATATACTATTCACTAAAGAATGGTTGAGTGAATCAAAAAGAATACTTAAACCTACTGGTTCAATATGGATTTTTGGTACATATCATAACATTGGTATTATTAATGTTGTTTGTCAACTTTTAGAAATTGAAATTATCAATGAAGTTATTTGGTATAAAAGAAATGCTTTCCCAAATTTATCAGGAAGAAGACTGACTGCAAGTCATGAAACAATTTTATGGTGTAATAAAAATGGGAAAAAAAGAGAGTATTTTTTTAACTATGAGTTCTCAAAAAACGCTGATTTTTCTTATGATAGTTTAAAATCTATTGGCAAACAAATGAGAACTGTGTGGGACATATCTAATAATAAAGAAAAAAGTGAACTTTTATATGGAAAACACCCTACTCAAAAACCAATTAGAATCCTTAAGAGAATTATTGAACTAACTTCTAAAGAAAATGACATTATACTTGCTCCTTTTTCTGGTGCTGGAAGTGAGTGTGTTGCTGCCAAGATAACAGGAAGAAAATATATTGGAATTGAAATTAATGACTTTTATTGTGATATTGCAAATAATCGTTTAGCTAACATTAAAAAAAATAATTCACACATAAAACAACTTAGATTAAATATTTCTAAAAATGAGGTGTATAATGAAGAATTTGATACTTAA
- the pfkB gene encoding 1-phosphofructokinase translates to MIYSVTLNPSIDFIVRVKDFQIGETNRAYEDNFFAGGKGIMVSKLLKNVGTECVNLGFLGGFTGAFIEENLKKLNIPSDFVSVEENTRINVKLKTEEETEINCQGPKISEKEKEEFLDKIRKIKSDDFVILSGSVPSNLGNDFYINIIEILNENSVKFTLDSSGETFKKSLKYKPFLIKPNKDELKEYAKREFKDNKEIIDYVRTNLVGMAENVIISLGGEGALYIAKDFSLFAQPFKAKESVVNTVGAGDSVVAGFVNYMLKENDVKKAFRFAVACGTATSFSEDIGELDFIEEISKKLVIEKEHYGN, encoded by the coding sequence ATGATATATTCAGTAACTTTAAATCCCTCCATTGATTTTATTGTCAGAGTAAAAGATTTTCAAATAGGTGAAACTAATAGAGCCTATGAAGATAACTTTTTTGCTGGTGGAAAAGGGATAATGGTATCTAAACTCTTAAAAAATGTAGGGACAGAATGTGTAAATCTAGGTTTTTTAGGAGGATTTACTGGAGCATTTATAGAAGAAAATCTAAAGAAATTAAATATACCTTCAGATTTTGTAAGTGTTGAAGAAAATACTAGAATAAATGTAAAATTAAAAACAGAGGAAGAAACTGAAATTAATTGTCAAGGTCCAAAGATTTCAGAAAAAGAAAAAGAAGAGTTTTTAGATAAAATCAGAAAAATTAAAAGTGATGATTTTGTAATCTTATCAGGTTCAGTGCCTAGCAATTTGGGAAATGATTTTTATATAAATATAATAGAAATTTTAAACGAGAATTCAGTAAAATTCACTCTTGATAGCAGTGGAGAAACTTTTAAAAAATCTTTAAAATACAAGCCATTTTTAATTAAGCCTAATAAAGATGAATTAAAAGAATATGCTAAAAGAGAGTTTAAAGATAATAAAGAAATTATAGATTATGTTAGAACTAACTTAGTTGGTATGGCAGAAAATGTAATTATATCTCTTGGTGGTGAGGGAGCACTATACATAGCTAAAGATTTTTCACTTTTTGCTCAACCATTCAAGGCAAAGGAAAGTGTTGTTAATACTGTGGGAGCTGGAGATTCTGTTGTTGCAGGTTTTGTAAATTATATGCTGAAAGAAAATGATGTGAAAAAAGCATTTAGATTTGCAGTGGCTTGTGGAACAGCAACAAGTTTTTCAGAAGATATTGGTGAGTTAGATTTTATTGAGGAAATATCTAAAAAATTAGTTATTGAAAAGGAGCATTATGGAAATTAA
- a CDS encoding helix-turn-helix domain-containing protein, with protein MKNLILNQKKLRKKMIDLDIKNINELSIKAGVSKPTIYEYINGKSPLSTTFIRLCNYLDVDPYEILIEIEIKSMEE; from the coding sequence ATGAAGAATTTGATACTTAACCAAAAGAAATTACGAAAAAAAATGATTGATTTAGATATTAAAAATATTAATGAATTGTCTATTAAGGCTGGAGTATCTAAACCTACAATATATGAATATATAAATGGAAAATCTCCGCTTTCAACAACATTTATTCGTTTATGTAACTATTTAGATGTTGATCCTTATGAAATCTTAATTGAAATTGAAATAAAATCTATGGAGGAATAA
- a CDS encoding DNA adenine methylase: protein MFKPVIKWSGSKRNQSEKIKEFFPKKFNRYYEPFIGGGSMLYAVKPTNAICGDICIPLIELWNEIKSNPKKLAEEYKIRWTKLQMEGHQAYYDIRDNFNKNHSPDDLLFLSRTCVNGLIRFNSNGDFNNSLHYTRPGILPSSLEKIIWDWSSHIQGTEFIAADYTITTETAKTGDLIYLDPPYFHTKGRYYGTINFDTFLSYLEDLNRKNINYILSFDGIRGESDFTVDLPRELYKRHELIPSGNSSFKKVMNKENISVYESLYLNW from the coding sequence ATGTTCAAACCTGTTATTAAGTGGAGTGGTAGTAAGCGTAATCAATCTGAAAAAATAAAAGAATTTTTCCCAAAAAAATTCAATAGATACTATGAACCTTTTATTGGTGGTGGTTCTATGCTTTACGCTGTAAAACCTACAAATGCTATTTGTGGAGATATTTGTATTCCTCTAATTGAATTATGGAATGAAATTAAAAGTAATCCCAAAAAGTTGGCTGAAGAATATAAAATTCGTTGGACGAAGTTACAGATGGAAGGTCATCAAGCATATTATGATATTAGAGATAATTTCAATAAGAATCATTCTCCAGATGATCTTCTTTTCTTGTCAAGAACCTGTGTAAATGGTTTAATCAGATTTAATTCAAATGGTGACTTTAATAATTCATTACATTATACTCGTCCTGGTATATTACCTAGTAGTTTAGAAAAAATTATTTGGGACTGGTCAAGTCACATTCAAGGAACAGAATTTATAGCTGCTGATTACACTATTACAACTGAAACTGCTAAAACAGGTGATTTAATATATTTAGACCCTCCATATTTTCATACGAAGGGTCGTTATTATGGAACCATCAATTTTGATACTTTTCTTTCCTATCTTGAGGATCTCAATAGAAAAAACATAAATTATATTCTTTCTTTTGATGGGATTAGGGGAGAAAGCGACTTCACTGTTGACTTACCTAGAGAACTATATAAACGTCATGAACTTATTCCATCAGGCAATTCTAGTTTTAAAAAAGTTATGAATAAAGAAAATATCAGTGTTTATGAATCTTTATACCTTAATTGGTAA
- a CDS encoding DeoR/GlpR family DNA-binding transcription regulator, protein MLFEDRISLILKLIETQGSIENSKIIKDLKISEATLRRDLAYLEKENKIKRVRGGAVLKKVARKEIEIKEKNTNKDSKKKIAQMAAQFISDGDYIYLDAGTTTYEIIDYMKGKDIKVVTNGIIHLERLIANDIETYLIGGRIKKSTLAIVGVKALRDLSEFRFDKAFIGINGINENGYSTHDVEEALIKKQAIENSNKAFILADSTKFDMIYFANVAKLEEATIITDKKEINKDIEKHTKIINIY, encoded by the coding sequence ATGTTATTTGAAGACAGAATTTCACTTATTTTAAAACTTATAGAAACACAAGGCAGTATAGAAAATTCAAAAATTATCAAAGATTTAAAAATCAGTGAGGCAACATTAAGAAGAGACTTAGCTTATCTTGAAAAAGAAAATAAAATTAAAAGAGTAAGAGGTGGTGCTGTTTTAAAGAAAGTTGCTAGAAAAGAAATAGAAATCAAAGAAAAGAACACTAACAAAGATAGTAAAAAGAAAATTGCTCAAATGGCAGCACAATTTATATCAGATGGAGACTATATATATTTAGATGCTGGAACAACAACTTATGAAATTATAGACTATATGAAAGGGAAAGATATAAAGGTTGTAACTAATGGAATAATACATTTAGAAAGACTTATAGCCAATGATATAGAAACTTACCTAATTGGAGGAAGAATAAAAAAGAGTACCTTAGCCATTGTTGGAGTAAAGGCTTTAAGAGATTTATCAGAATTTAGATTTGATAAGGCTTTTATTGGAATAAATGGAATAAATGAAAATGGATATTCTACTCATGATGTTGAAGAAGCATTGATAAAGAAACAGGCTATAGAAAATTCGAATAAGGCTTTTATTTTAGCAGATAGTACAAAGTTTGATATGATCTATTTTGCAAACGTAGCCAAGCTTGAAGAAGCAACTATAATAACAGATAAAAAAGAAATAAATAAAGACATAGAAAAGCACACAAAAATAATAAACATATATTAA